A portion of the Sabethes cyaneus chromosome 3, idSabCyanKW18_F2, whole genome shotgun sequence genome contains these proteins:
- the LOC128744438 gene encoding uncharacterized protein LOC128744438, with product MAKQHEYLKGLPIKDYQNAHPTVLLGLNHSHLLVAMDKKTGNENEPIAIRTKLGWMIFGNISTSVEYEHVMMHDEEEEDLNAMMRRFESSENFGVKVVENLPRPADDIRAEKIFKDTLKYENGSYEVGLLWKDDEVKFPNNYGQALRRLQYLERKMSIDKGLKKWAIETFKEYEKKGYIRKLEIAELSENYPKLNYIPHFIVLNKNKVPPKPRLVFDAAAKYEGISLNSKLLSGPDTLTSLFGILLRFREGKFAVCGDIKEMFHQVKIRKEDQHAQRFLWRNCNSSEPPDQYVMQVMTFGATCSPYCAQAVKNHNAERYETEYPEATNAIIKQHYVDDYVDSFWDLDSAKELTRTVIRIHQTGGFHIRNFTSNSTELLKGIPTTRRAPLLIKPFEDKDSRIEKVLGVYWDTANDTLSYRINYDDKGIGMFNATKAPTKRQVLSLIMSIYDPLGLISNLIVHGKTLLQELHKFSKEWDTAVPDELCGQWLSFLDKLKQAENLSIPRCILVEYGPIQLHAFVDSSEKALAACVYARSESRYGIHIQLITAKTRVAPIKPISIPRLELQAAVMGTRLIETVKRELRLQIQSITLWSDSQTVLAWIKNTNKRYTPYINVRVGEILDTTAKDQWRWVPSEENPADEATKENVGKSKWYTGPRFLKQASDTWPLSRARHLTCEEEILFHGECDIIDENDFSDWWRLLKRYRFILKFVNQTREKRSNFTVADRRYIENILYRKAQWQAFPVEMEVLTNGNSVTRPSNLVKLNPFLDQFGVMRSNGRLARALGLPEQLRLPIILPQKHHVTRLIIRDAHERKWHQGNDTVIGALQQKYWILNVRAAVKNVKKCCQWRILAYAKPVNPMMAALPDCRTTPNVYPFTNTGVDYFGPFEVMVHRSMEKRWGVIFTCLSTRAVHIEMAEKLNTDSFLVYLTNFQSIRGRVNHLFSDNGTNFIGANNEMKKLIKNIDKRMDNGEAAKQEIQWTFNPPTASHFGGAWERLIRIIKGCLKVLFKSFPTKNPSPDTLRSALIQVSAILNKRPLTHIPIETIEDKVLTPFHFLILRSGEEVPPQEYNLTQYDREHWKQALKASTQFWNTWKTQYVATLCKRNKWTKLEDPLAVDDIVLITDDNAPPNTWLKGRIIEVYPGADKQVRSVKIQTAKGVLTRPSNKVAFLDVRNKAEDKNKASVMIHHQEPGPLNPPVASTSFSNWGKRKQIDIETVKKKAEELNSPRPSKRANSHRITTSPGAFARMVVTASALLSFTDALLVKPIEDDGLMFDHQGTCLVERGTWRTNIATNISISEDIYFIKYIHQKLLDTLQATENHSSTNSASQIARSIEHECDNAIDEILRSSRVKRSKGIFGFLKDLFFGSNDIEDTIEAIRVNEDTKIHHLSETIGKINEKTANMSSDLSGKVYWVLKGVDTLKHKYSQVEQESLHRRMLEAEMLAKQMISEILGKYRKIRLFPLTSEDLKTIRTNITRSLPNGYEILDHSTAIQYETRTLNDTIIITMKTTIIAKKTFELFHIIPIPHPKDKSLIIIDNHHIAVNEHGRYFYPMKELTLLSHPIDAGSAVSGRTRVRVAKVPPVRRSPHYSHYEVLPYTYEPPPRANCGPCSPPRA from the coding sequence ATGGCTAAACAGCACGAATATCTAAAGGGTCTACCTATAAAAGATTACCAGAACGCGCACCCGACAGTTTTATTAGGTCTAAATCATAGCCATTTATTAGTTGCGATGGATAAgaaaactggaaatgaaaaTGAACCGATCGCAATCAGAACCAAACTTGGATGGATGATCTTTGGAAATATCTCGACCTCAGTGGAATATGAGCACGTAATGATGCacgacgaagaagaagaagatttaAACGCGATGATGCGGAGATTTGAGTCATCGGAGAATTTTGGTGTAAAGGTAGTAGAAAATCTACCTAGGCCCGCCGACGACATTAGGGCGGAAAAAATCTTTAAGGATACTTTAAAATATGAGAATGGCAGTTACGAAGTTGGCTTGCTATGGAAGGACGACGAAGTTAAATTTCCGAACAACTATGGCCAGGCACTTAGAAGGCTTCAATACCTGGagcgaaaaatgtcaattgatAAAGGACTAAAAAAGTGGGCGATCGAAACATTTAAAGAGTACGAGAAAAAGGGATATATCCGCAAACTCGAAATAGCGGAACTATCAGAAAACTACCCCAAATTAAATTATATACCTCACTTCATCGTATTAAACAAGAATAAGGTTCCACCGAAGCCAAGGCTGGTGTTTGATGCCGCGGCTAAGTATGAGGGAATATCGTTAAACTCGAAATTGCTATCCGGTCCAGACACTCTTACCTCGTTGTTTGGAATTCTCCTGCGTTTTAGAGAGGGAAAATTCGCCGTCTGCGGGGACATTAAGGAAATGTTCCATCAAGTGAAAATCAGGAAGGAAGATCAACATGCCCAGAGATTTCTATGGAGGAACTGTAATTCATCTGAACCACCGGACCAATACGTAATGCAGGTGATGACGTTTGGGGCGACCTGTTCGCCATACTGCGCTCAAGCAGTTAAAAATCATAATGCGGAAAGATACGAAACGGAGTATCCGGAGGCTACAAATGCTATTATAAAACAGCATTACGTCGACGATTACGTCGACAGCTTTTGGGACCTTGATAGCGCAAAGGAATTAACTAGAACCGTGATAAGAATTCATCAAACCGGCGGATTCCACATCAGAAATTTCACGTCGAATAGTACCGAGCTATTAAAAGGAATACCAACCACTCGACGGGCACCCCTTCTAATAAAGCCTTTCGAAGACAAAGACTCGCGTATAGAAAAAGTGTTAGGCGTATATTGGGACACTGCAAACGATACCCTAAGTTACCGAATAAACTACGATGATAAAGGAATCGGAATGTTTAACGCAACTAAGGCGCCCACAAAAAGACAAGTGCTGTCACTTATTATGAGCATTTACGATCCGCTTGGTTTAATATCCAATCTGATAGTCCACGGGAAAACGTTATTACAGGAGTTACACAAATTTTCTAAAGAATGGGATACCGCCGTTCCGGACGAGTTATGCGGACAATGGTTAAGTTTTTTGGATAAACTAAAACAAgcggaaaatttgtctattccTAGATGCATACTAGTGGAATACGGTCCAATACAACTCCATGCGTTTGTTGATAGCTCTGAAAAGGCGCTAGCGGCCTGTGTATACGCTAGAAGTGAATCAAGATATGGAATTCACATTCAATTAATAACGGCAAAAACGAGAGTTGCCCCAATTAAGCCAATTTCGATACCACGGTTAGAACTACAAGCAGCGGTCATGGGTACAAGATTAATTGAAACCGTCAAAAGGGAATTACGATTGCAAATCCAATCTATAACACTATGGTCGGATTCCCAAACTGTATTGGCTTGGATAAAAAATACTAACAAGAGATATACACCATACATAAACGTTAGAGTTGGTGAAATACTAGATACCACTGCTAAAGATCAATGGCGCTGGGTACCATCTGAAGAAAATCCAGCCGACGAGGCTACAAAGGAAAACGTCGGAAAATCGAAATGGTACACGGGACCAAGATTTCTTAAACAAGCATCTGACACTTGGCCATTATCGAGAGCACGACACCTAACATGTGAGGAAGAAATTTTGTTCCATGGAGAATGCGATATCATCGACGAAAACGATTTTTCCGATTGGTGGAGATTATTGAAGCGGTATCGATTCATCTTAAAATTTGTGAATCAAACAAGGGAAAAAAGATCAAATTTCACCGTTGCGGATCGAAGGTACATCGAGAATATTTTATACAGAAAGGCGCAGTGGCAAGCCTTTCCTGTTGAAATGGAAGTTTTAACCAACGGCAACAGTGTGACGCGTCCCAGCAATTTAGTAAAGTTAAATCCATTTTTGGATCAATTTGGAGTAATGCGCTCAAACGGACGTCTCGCAAGAGCACTAGGGCTCCCAGAACAACTTCGATTGCCGATCATACTTCCACAGAAGCATCATGTTACGAGATTGATTATAAGGGATGCTCATGAGCGAAAATGGCATCAGGGTAACGACACAGTCATCGGAGCACTACAACAGAAATATTGGATACTGAATGTAAGAGCTGCAGttaagaacgtaaaaaaatgttGCCAATGGCGTATACTGGCGTATGCTAAACCAGTTAATCCAATGATGGCCGCCTTACCCGATTGTCGGACTACCCCAAATGTATATCCGTTTACAAATACTGGAGTCGATTATTTTGGACCTTTCGAGGTTATGGTGCACAGATCAATGGAAAAGAGATGGGGAGTAATTTTTACTTGTCTATCAACGAGAGCGGTGCATATCGAAATGGCGGAAAAACTAAATACGGATTCTTTCTTAGTATACCTCACTAACTTCCAAAGTATTCGAGGCAGAGTCAACCATCTCTTTAGCGATAACGGTACCAACTTTATAGGAGCCaacaatgaaatgaaaaaattaatcaagAATATCGACAAAAGAATGGATAACGGTGAAGCCGCAAAACAGGAGATACAATGGACGTTTAATCCACCTACAGCTTCGCATTTCGGAGGAGCTTGGGAGAGATTGATTAGGATCATTAAGGGTTGTTTAAAGGTTTTATTCAAGTCATTCCCAACTAAAAACCCTAGCCCGGATACTTTGAGATCCGCCCTTATTCAAGTGTCAGCGATTTTGAACAAACGTCCATTGACACATATTCCTATTGAGACAATCGAGGATAAGGTATTGACACCTTTCCACTTCCTCATTTTAAGATCTGGAGAAGAAGTACCGCCGCAAGAATATAATTTGACCCAGTACGATAGAGAGCATTGGAAACAAGCGCTAAAAGCATCAACGCAGTTTTGGAATACCTGGAAGACCCAATATGTTGCAACTCTATGCAAAAGGAATAAATGGACGAAATTGGAAGATCCCTTGGCGGTAGACGATATCGTTTTAATAACCGATGATAATGCGCCCCCTAATACTTGGCTAAAAGGAAGAATAATAGAAGTATACCCAGGCGCAGATAAACAAGTAAGATCTGTAAAGATACAAACCGCTAAAGGAGTTCTTACGAGACCTTCAAACAAGGTTGCTTTTCTAGATGTGAGAAATAAAGCGGAGGATAAAAACAAAGCGAGTGTTATGATACATCATCAAGAACCCGGACCGTTAAACCCGCCAGTTGCCAGCACATCATTTTCGAATTGGGGGAAAAGAAAGCAAATCGACATTGAAACAGTTAAAAAAAAGGCCGAAGAGCTCAATTCACCTCGGCCATCTAAACGAGCGAACTCCCATCGAATAACGACATCTCCAGGGGCATTTGCACGAATGGTAGTGACCGCTTCAGCCTTATTATCTTTCACCGATGCACTTCTGGTAAAGCCGATTGAGGATGACGGTTTGATGTTCGATCATCAAGGCACCTGCTTGGTTGAAAGAGGAACATGGAGAACGAATATCGCTACAAATATATctatttccgaggatatataCTTCATTAAATATATCCACCAAAAACTTTTGGACACGTTACAAGCTACAGAGAATCATTCATCTACGAACTCTGCTAGCCAAATTGCTCGATCCATAGAACACGAGTGCGACAATGCGATCGACGAAATACTACGGTCTTCTCGGGTCAAAAGAAGTAAAGGAATTTTTGGCTTTCTCAAGGATCTTTTTTTTGGATCAAACGATATCGAAGACACCATCGAGGCGATACGTGTAAATGAGGACACGAAGATCCACCATTTGTCCGAGACGATtgggaaaataaatgaaaaaacggcaaacatgAGCAGCGATCTGAGTGGCAAGGTGTACTGGGTATTGAAGGGCGTCGATACTCTTAAGCATAAATATTCTCAGGTCGAACAAGAATCACTTCATAGAAGAATGCTGGAAGCGGAAATGCTTGCGAAACAGATGATCAGTGAAATACtaggaaaatacagaaaaattcGCTTATTTCCGCTGACTTCGGAAGATTTAAAAACAATCAGAACCAATATCACGCGTTCCCTGCCCAATGGATATGAGATTCTGGACCATTCAACAGCAATTCAGTACGAAACCAGAACTTTAAATGatacaataataataacaatgaaGACTACGATCATTGCTAAGAAAACGTTCGAATTGTTCCATATAATACCGATTCCGCATCCGAAGGACAAATCCTTAATTATCATAGACAATCATCATATCGCAGTAAACGAGCATGGACGATATTTCTACCCGATGAAGGAA